In Arthrobacter sp. StoSoilB5, one genomic interval encodes:
- a CDS encoding C-terminal binding protein → MTPQQTVLLTDRAWPDDSIERDILEGAGFIVVSGPADPVPVESIDALVAEHQPAAILTCWATVSANAIASSAPLRAVARMGVGLDNIAVSAATDHGVQVTNVPDYCVAEVSDHAIALALAWTRGLVSADREVRAGRWNPAGARLRRLSNLTCGVIGYGRIGRATAAKLRALGARVVISDPHPPADTGDIEVMSLDDLLVASDIVVLHAPLVQHTHHLIGERELALLPQDAFLINVSRGGLIDTAALLASLQAGHLGGAGLDVLEEEPMVPAELLDHPGVIVTPHIAFSSDASVIDLRRSAAEEVVRVLQGEPARYPCNTPSALSTGVSS, encoded by the coding sequence ATGACCCCGCAGCAGACCGTCCTGCTGACCGATCGGGCCTGGCCCGACGACAGTATCGAACGAGACATCCTCGAAGGCGCCGGTTTTATCGTCGTCTCCGGCCCCGCTGACCCCGTCCCGGTGGAGTCCATCGACGCACTGGTCGCCGAACATCAGCCCGCTGCTATCCTCACCTGCTGGGCCACCGTGTCCGCCAATGCGATCGCATCCTCTGCCCCGCTTCGCGCTGTCGCCAGGATGGGAGTGGGCCTGGACAACATCGCCGTTTCCGCCGCCACCGATCATGGCGTGCAGGTCACGAATGTCCCGGACTACTGCGTCGCAGAAGTCTCCGATCACGCAATCGCCCTGGCATTGGCTTGGACCCGCGGTCTGGTTTCTGCCGACAGGGAGGTCCGGGCCGGCAGATGGAACCCTGCCGGAGCGCGGCTTCGGCGCCTGTCCAACCTAACGTGCGGCGTCATTGGATACGGCCGGATCGGCCGAGCCACTGCGGCCAAGCTGCGGGCGCTCGGTGCCAGAGTCGTGATCAGCGACCCGCACCCGCCTGCAGACACAGGCGACATCGAGGTGATGTCCCTCGACGATCTTCTTGTTGCCAGCGATATCGTCGTCCTGCACGCCCCCTTGGTCCAGCACACTCATCACTTGATCGGCGAACGGGAGCTGGCGCTGCTGCCGCAGGATGCGTTCCTGATAAACGTCAGCCGTGGCGGACTGATCGATACTGCCGCCCTGCTCGCGTCCCTCCAGGCCGGGCATCTGGGCGGAGCAGGCCTGGATGTCCTCGAGGAGGAGCCGATGGTTCCCGCTGAGCTGTTGGACCACCCCGGAGTGATCGTCACCCCCCACATCGCCTTTTCCTCCGACGCGTCGGTTATCGACCTGAGGCGCAGCGCCGCAGAAGAAGTCGTGCGCGTCCTGCAGGGCGAGCCAGCCCGCTACCCCTGCAACACCCCATCCGCCCTCTCCACTGGAGTGTCATCTTGA
- a CDS encoding fumarylacetoacetate hydrolase family protein translates to MLVDDYRPQDFAPAGVVLAQASLPKESTAIWLVYGGRALRMADWAEEWPCAQFSTVTGLIQKWATHHADLRRLTERPETAQAIAGKGLPLASLQLENPVQPAQLFCTIGNYRRQVVEAAVDAGDPADAELLRAATMRALNQRRRDGAPYICLTSSDRVGSPTGQLILGPDTDTLDWEVEIGAVIGMVGSGLTPSEAHEVIAGYCVVNDLTIRSRVVRPDLPGLGSDWLQCKGLRGSLPLGPWFVPAWQVPTPAVLRLQLSLNDALLQDDTADDMLFSIPEQLSYLSQHTRLRPGDLLCTGSPAGFGLHHGRFLRAGDTLRASVSGLGEQITRVVSHTNSSDNAPDQDPASQGHTTTKEHAL, encoded by the coding sequence ATGCTTGTAGATGACTATCGCCCTCAAGACTTTGCCCCTGCCGGGGTTGTGTTGGCCCAGGCAAGTTTGCCGAAGGAATCGACGGCAATTTGGCTGGTTTACGGCGGCCGCGCGCTGCGCATGGCGGATTGGGCGGAAGAGTGGCCCTGCGCACAGTTCTCGACGGTTACCGGACTTATTCAGAAGTGGGCCACCCATCACGCCGACCTTCGACGGTTGACCGAACGGCCAGAAACCGCACAGGCAATCGCAGGGAAAGGGCTTCCGCTCGCCTCGCTGCAGTTGGAGAATCCGGTTCAACCCGCTCAGCTGTTCTGCACCATCGGCAATTACAGGAGGCAGGTCGTTGAGGCTGCCGTCGACGCCGGCGACCCTGCAGACGCCGAGCTCCTGCGCGCTGCAACCATGCGGGCGCTGAATCAGCGCCGCCGCGATGGTGCCCCCTACATCTGCCTGACCAGCAGTGACCGCGTCGGCTCTCCGACGGGTCAGCTCATCCTGGGCCCGGACACGGACACCCTTGACTGGGAGGTCGAGATCGGTGCCGTCATCGGCATGGTTGGTTCGGGGCTCACCCCGTCCGAGGCACACGAGGTGATCGCTGGCTACTGCGTGGTCAATGACCTGACCATCCGCTCCCGTGTCGTCCGGCCCGACCTGCCGGGCTTGGGCAGCGACTGGCTGCAATGCAAGGGCCTTCGGGGATCCCTTCCGCTCGGACCGTGGTTCGTGCCTGCCTGGCAGGTGCCGACCCCCGCGGTCTTACGCCTGCAGCTTTCACTCAACGACGCCCTCCTGCAAGACGACACTGCAGATGACATGCTGTTCAGCATTCCCGAACAGCTTTCGTACCTGTCCCAGCACACCAGGCTGCGCCCCGGCGATCTGCTCTGCACCGGTTCCCCCGCCGGGTTCGGTCTGCACCACGGCCGCTTCCTGCGCGCCGGAGACACTCTCAGGGCTTCGGTGAGCGGGTTGGGCGAACAGATCACCCGCGTAGTGAGCCATACCAATTCTTCCGACAACGCCCCCGATCAAGATCCGGCCTCTCAAGGCCACACCACTACTAAGGAGCACGCGCTATGA
- a CDS encoding cupin domain-containing protein, with amino-acid sequence MTVRRVVTGTDPEGNSVLVSDGEVPNSHDFDTMPGQAQVRVWFTPGAPSPVPPGVEPTNNTGPVVPGPGGASFVIVSYAPESVFKSADFDPAAAGQELATFAPDLAEVFEPDGMHRTRSVDYGVVIAGEVWLELDGGEQVHLRAGDTVVQVAARHAWRNKTQAPATVAFVLTGVSA; translated from the coding sequence GTGACAGTGCGTAGAGTGGTCACCGGAACAGACCCCGAGGGAAATTCGGTCCTGGTGTCCGACGGCGAAGTACCCAACAGCCACGACTTCGATACCATGCCCGGTCAGGCCCAGGTCCGGGTGTGGTTTACTCCCGGGGCACCTTCGCCCGTTCCACCCGGGGTCGAGCCGACCAACAATACCGGCCCGGTTGTTCCGGGTCCTGGTGGTGCAAGCTTCGTGATCGTGTCATACGCCCCCGAATCCGTGTTTAAGAGCGCGGATTTCGATCCAGCCGCGGCGGGCCAGGAACTGGCCACCTTTGCGCCGGACCTGGCGGAGGTGTTTGAGCCGGATGGCATGCACCGCACCCGCAGTGTCGACTACGGAGTCGTAATTGCGGGTGAAGTGTGGCTTGAGCTGGACGGCGGAGAACAGGTGCATCTGAGGGCTGGCGACACCGTTGTGCAGGTAGCCGCGCGGCATGCCTGGCGCAACAAAACACAGGCGCCAGCGACGGTGGCGTTCGTGCTCACCGGCGTCAGCGCCTGA
- a CDS encoding alcohol dehydrogenase catalytic domain-containing protein, translated as MATMRAARLHKIGEPMSIDTIEVPQPRPTDVLVRVKAVGIVPNMANVINNWPTWYPHQPLPAFPAVFGLDPTGIVEEVGESVINVKPGDRVYVSPLRSCGSCYACSGGTPSRCRYYTLNGYFSTSRDGQRIFDLYPYGGFSEFMTAPQQALVKIPDNLPFELAARFGYIGTAYGALRLADAGPGTVALIDGITGTLGVAATVLCLSMGVAKILGTGRNQELLQRVKALSPDRIEVMNLGEQSSGDWAKARTRGDGAHFVISALGARADAATMVDSMRGVRRGGKVVNVGGVSGEVPVDMKWLMDEQVQILGSNWFTAAQGQEMADMIETGTLDLNYLETESFPLLDVNTAISGRLKDPRGGFSNYVVLP; from the coding sequence ATGGCGACGATGCGCGCAGCCCGACTGCACAAGATCGGCGAACCCATGTCGATCGACACCATCGAAGTACCCCAGCCCCGGCCCACCGACGTACTGGTCAGGGTCAAGGCCGTCGGCATCGTGCCGAACATGGCCAACGTGATCAACAATTGGCCCACCTGGTACCCCCACCAGCCACTCCCCGCCTTCCCGGCGGTCTTCGGGCTCGATCCCACAGGGATCGTCGAGGAGGTCGGGGAATCGGTCATCAACGTCAAACCCGGCGACCGTGTGTACGTGAGTCCGCTGCGGTCCTGCGGCAGCTGCTATGCCTGTTCCGGCGGCACCCCCAGCCGCTGCCGCTACTACACACTGAACGGGTACTTCAGCACTTCACGTGACGGCCAGCGGATCTTCGACCTCTACCCCTACGGCGGGTTCAGTGAGTTCATGACGGCGCCCCAACAGGCTCTGGTCAAGATTCCCGATAACCTTCCGTTCGAGCTGGCCGCCCGCTTCGGCTACATCGGCACAGCCTATGGAGCGCTCCGCCTGGCGGACGCCGGACCTGGGACTGTCGCCCTGATTGACGGTATCACCGGAACATTGGGCGTCGCCGCGACTGTACTGTGTTTAAGCATGGGCGTGGCTAAAATTCTGGGCACTGGTCGCAACCAGGAGCTCCTCCAACGCGTGAAGGCGCTCTCACCGGACAGGATCGAGGTCATGAACCTCGGCGAACAGTCGTCCGGTGACTGGGCGAAAGCCCGGACGCGCGGCGACGGAGCCCACTTCGTCATCAGTGCGCTCGGCGCCAGGGCCGACGCGGCCACCATGGTCGACTCCATGCGAGGCGTCCGGCGCGGCGGTAAAGTCGTCAACGTCGGAGGGGTTTCCGGCGAGGTCCCAGTAGACATGAAATGGCTGATGGACGAGCAGGTCCAAATCCTGGGGTCCAACTGGTTTACCGCTGCCCAAGGGCAGGAGATGGCCGACATGATCGAGACCGGCACCCTGGACCTCAACTATCTGGAGACCGAGTCGTTCCCACTGCTTGATGTCAATACTGCGATTTCTGGTCGGCTGAAGGACCCCCGCGGCGGATTCAGCAACTACGTGGTACTCCCCTGA
- a CDS encoding carboxymuconolactone decarboxylase family protein encodes MSRVPTLSRDDAASAHEQPLWDRLEAERKVPTANIFRALANAPVLLDAFLSYANAMRDSSVLSPKLRELAILSVGHATDSEYEIAHHQSHGRKAGLTDEQLAAVGEGGNTKVFDESERAVIALARESTTKVHVSDAVWAAAAKHLDDQQMVELTLTIAWYNSGVRVMGLLGIELEDSYRK; translated from the coding sequence ATGTCCCGAGTTCCTACTTTGTCCCGCGACGACGCCGCTTCGGCCCACGAGCAACCCTTATGGGACCGCCTTGAGGCCGAGCGCAAAGTGCCGACCGCCAACATCTTTCGCGCACTGGCGAATGCGCCGGTTCTACTGGACGCGTTCCTGTCCTACGCCAATGCCATGCGTGACAGCTCCGTGCTAAGCCCCAAGCTGCGCGAACTGGCAATCTTGTCTGTCGGCCATGCCACCGACTCGGAATACGAGATCGCGCACCACCAGTCCCACGGTCGCAAAGCCGGCCTCACCGACGAACAGCTCGCCGCAGTGGGCGAGGGTGGGAATACTAAGGTGTTCGACGAGTCAGAACGCGCCGTGATAGCCCTGGCACGCGAATCGACCACCAAGGTCCATGTGTCCGACGCTGTCTGGGCTGCCGCAGCCAAGCACCTCGATGACCAGCAGATGGTGGAGCTGACGTTGACCATCGCCTGGTACAACTCAGGCGTACGCGTCATGGGACTGCTCGGCATCGAACTTGAGGACAGTTACCGCAAGTAG
- a CDS encoding VOC family protein codes for MLPPVDLRPPFNITRTSHLRLNVADLATSRDFYTRVLGLVVTEEDDSTVYMRGLAEACHHSLVLEKSPDGGTARRIGFRVFFEEDLDEAYRFFRERDLPAEWVDTPHQGRTLHVSDPVGTPLELCATMETRPRLHINFEQYQGAHAQRLDHFQLLTHDVYDLCAFYSALGFRNSEYLEYGHDLVGAFMYRKGTCLDLAMVPGAGPSLHHFAYTVSESHDIFTACDFAGILGYGDQVERGPGRHGPGGMLFAYLRDPDGHRVEVFNSHYQTIDLETEPVRWDAASVSTNARWGLPALEQWYFEASSFNGVPLTAPAIPPAPMTLEKFLASPQPH; via the coding sequence ATGCTGCCACCGGTCGATTTGCGTCCGCCGTTCAACATCACACGAACCAGCCATCTGCGGCTCAACGTCGCCGACTTGGCCACGAGCCGTGACTTCTACACCCGGGTCCTAGGCCTGGTGGTTACCGAGGAAGATGACTCGACGGTCTACATGCGCGGCCTCGCAGAGGCATGCCACCACAGCCTCGTGCTGGAGAAGAGCCCCGATGGCGGCACAGCCCGCCGAATAGGATTCCGGGTCTTCTTCGAGGAGGACCTTGACGAGGCTTACCGCTTCTTCCGTGAGCGGGACCTGCCAGCCGAGTGGGTGGACACGCCGCACCAAGGCCGCACGCTGCACGTCTCCGACCCGGTCGGGACGCCGCTGGAGCTGTGCGCAACCATGGAAACCCGCCCCAGGCTGCACATCAACTTCGAGCAGTACCAGGGCGCCCACGCCCAGCGGCTGGACCACTTCCAACTGCTCACGCACGACGTCTACGACCTGTGTGCGTTCTACAGCGCACTGGGCTTCCGCAACTCCGAATACCTGGAATACGGCCACGATCTGGTGGGCGCCTTCATGTACCGCAAAGGCACCTGCCTCGACCTGGCCATGGTGCCTGGCGCCGGCCCAAGCCTGCACCACTTCGCCTATACCGTTTCCGAAAGCCACGACATCTTCACCGCCTGCGACTTCGCTGGCATCCTGGGCTACGGCGACCAGGTGGAGCGCGGACCTGGCCGGCACGGACCCGGCGGCATGCTCTTCGCGTACCTTCGCGATCCGGACGGCCACCGCGTCGAGGTCTTCAACAGCCATTACCAGACCATCGACCTCGAGACCGAACCCGTGCGCTGGGACGCCGCTTCCGTCAGCACCAACGCCCGCTGGGGGCTCCCCGCCCTTGAGCAGTGGTACTTCGAGGCCTCATCCTTCAACGGCGTACCCCTGACGGCGCCAGCCATTCCCCCCGCCCCGATGACGCTGGAAAAGTTTCTGGCCAGCCCGCAGCCCCACTGA
- a CDS encoding LacI family DNA-binding transcriptional regulator, producing the protein MVTTKDIAAHLQLSVSTVGRALADDSRISEQTKARVRQAATELGYVGNHAARMMRGAPSNVVGLVIPDIRNSFYFTIAHELSAIMAREDYQLTLAETFDDRLIERRHLRELSASRAAGVIIAPTPNPHSDSVNLLRGMPHVQLLRRQPALGSHWFGLDDRRALDDATTHLLDLGHTRIAYIGAMSDLPTGRERLDGYRQALRKKDISPRSDLIELGPPASPEHARDAMRRLLDGPKPPTAVVLGSVLHTVGVLDCLLELGVDVPAELSVVGFGDQSGFSWWGPGLTTVSLPIGDVATSCGLWFVRRLNNPPAGNDPYESVSVGWIVPRGSTAVPSAASRKRSA; encoded by the coding sequence ATGGTAACCACCAAGGACATTGCCGCACATCTGCAACTGTCAGTCTCCACCGTGGGTCGTGCGTTGGCCGACGACTCCCGTATCAGCGAACAGACCAAGGCCCGTGTCCGCCAGGCTGCTACCGAGTTGGGATATGTGGGTAACCACGCAGCCCGGATGATGCGAGGTGCTCCGAGCAATGTGGTGGGTTTGGTCATTCCCGATATCCGCAACAGCTTCTACTTCACTATCGCCCACGAACTGTCGGCCATTATGGCTCGCGAGGACTATCAGCTGACTCTGGCCGAGACATTCGATGATCGACTCATTGAACGTCGCCACCTCCGCGAGCTGTCCGCAAGCCGTGCCGCGGGCGTGATAATTGCACCAACACCCAACCCCCATAGTGACTCCGTAAACCTGCTGCGGGGCATGCCGCACGTACAGTTGCTGCGCAGGCAGCCTGCACTCGGCAGTCACTGGTTCGGCCTCGACGATCGCCGGGCCCTGGATGATGCCACTACGCATTTGCTGGATCTCGGCCACACCAGAATTGCCTACATCGGAGCAATGTCCGACCTGCCGACAGGCAGGGAACGCCTGGACGGTTACCGTCAGGCATTGCGGAAGAAGGACATTTCGCCACGTTCCGATCTGATCGAACTCGGCCCCCCCGCTTCGCCTGAACACGCCCGGGATGCGATGCGTCGGCTTCTGGACGGGCCCAAGCCCCCGACCGCCGTCGTCCTTGGTTCGGTTCTGCACACCGTGGGTGTGCTTGACTGCTTGTTGGAGCTGGGCGTCGACGTCCCCGCCGAACTGTCCGTCGTGGGCTTCGGCGACCAGAGCGGCTTTTCCTGGTGGGGGCCGGGGCTCACTACAGTGAGCCTCCCAATCGGCGACGTAGCCACCTCCTGCGGACTCTGGTTTGTCCGCCGCCTGAACAACCCCCCGGCCGGCAACGACCCTTACGAGTCGGTGTCAGTGGGCTGGATCGTGCCCCGAGGCAGCACTGCCGTACCGTCGGCGGCGTCGCGCAAGCGTTCTGCCTGA
- a CDS encoding MFS transporter, with translation MSHSNPSGSGQTPASTGAPAGPAVPTYPEPMDVISMDAIPSSPEPSRVKNNPEGMPTKLVAGVSFAVLAFTFMLNAMDRQVFFPLLGTISAEHGFSLQAGGLLATIFTLGMAIAGIPAGFLVERFSRKTVLIVSIVIYSLGTMATPLASSWGDMALYRIISGLGEGMQAAALFAAVGAFFHNRRGLALGVLGFAFGLGATFGPPLGVMFAGHFGSWRAPFFIFGIIGLVIAFVAVFVVSPKFTERAISMTGDHGSYDYMPAKAYNRNSLAIAAASGCGALALYGFLGLYPTYLTTQLGISTGEAALALSFVGIGGLAGLFGGWIGDRINQRTLLIVALTVMAVIGVLIYVVQASFVWQCVFACLMGVFGTGVFFPNTNSAIQRAVRPHQVGRAAGLFVTCFYGSAAFSGLLFAALVPMLGWQGAGLLQVTVLPLLAAAIMLIVRPSLFNNAAAAAAH, from the coding sequence ATGTCCCACTCGAACCCGTCCGGATCAGGTCAAACTCCGGCCTCGACTGGAGCCCCCGCCGGGCCGGCCGTGCCCACATACCCGGAGCCCATGGACGTCATCTCCATGGACGCGATCCCGTCCAGCCCTGAACCATCCAGGGTGAAGAACAACCCCGAGGGCATGCCCACCAAGCTCGTCGCTGGTGTGTCATTTGCGGTGCTGGCGTTCACGTTTATGCTCAATGCGATGGACCGACAGGTCTTCTTTCCCTTGCTCGGCACCATCAGCGCCGAACACGGATTCAGCCTTCAGGCCGGTGGACTGTTGGCCACAATATTCACCTTGGGGATGGCCATCGCGGGCATCCCTGCAGGCTTCCTCGTCGAGCGCTTCTCGCGCAAGACGGTGTTGATAGTCAGCATTGTGATTTACTCCTTGGGCACCATGGCCACACCTCTGGCCTCCTCATGGGGCGACATGGCCCTGTATCGGATCATCTCGGGGCTAGGGGAAGGGATGCAGGCCGCCGCGCTGTTCGCCGCCGTGGGCGCCTTCTTCCATAACCGCCGCGGTCTGGCCCTAGGGGTCCTAGGGTTCGCCTTCGGCCTGGGTGCGACCTTCGGTCCGCCGTTGGGTGTCATGTTCGCCGGCCACTTTGGATCCTGGCGGGCCCCGTTTTTCATTTTCGGGATCATCGGCTTGGTGATCGCTTTCGTCGCCGTGTTCGTCGTCAGCCCGAAATTCACTGAGCGGGCCATCAGCATGACCGGTGACCACGGTTCCTACGACTACATGCCGGCCAAGGCCTACAACCGCAACTCTTTGGCGATCGCCGCCGCGTCAGGCTGCGGGGCCCTCGCCCTGTACGGGTTCCTGGGTCTCTACCCGACCTACCTGACCACTCAGCTTGGCATATCCACCGGGGAGGCCGCACTGGCGCTCAGCTTTGTAGGTATTGGAGGCTTGGCCGGGCTGTTCGGCGGCTGGATCGGTGACCGGATCAACCAGCGGACCCTGCTGATAGTTGCCTTGACTGTCATGGCGGTCATCGGAGTACTGATCTACGTAGTGCAGGCATCCTTCGTCTGGCAGTGCGTCTTCGCCTGCCTGATGGGTGTGTTCGGTACCGGAGTCTTCTTTCCCAATACCAACAGTGCGATCCAGCGGGCTGTCCGTCCCCACCAGGTCGGGCGAGCCGCCGGTCTGTTCGTCACCTGCTTCTACGGGTCGGCAGCCTTCTCGGGGCTGCTGTTCGCAGCGCTGGTGCCGATGCTCGGCTGGCAGGGAGCCGGCCTGCTGCAGGTCACCGTGCTGCCCCTGCTCGCGGCCGCAATCATGCTGATCGTGCGACCCTCACTGTTCAACAACGCTGCCGCAGCGGCTGCGCACTAA
- a CDS encoding CaiB/BaiF CoA-transferase family protein: MTDADSQDPPAGALKGIIVADFSRVLAAPYATMLFGDLGADVIKIERPGSGDDTRQWGPPFTDHHEATYFLSVNRNKRSFTADMSAQEDHNDLLELIRRADVLIENFRPGTMARHGLSYEKVAEINPRLVYCSITGFGSDEAAAALPGYDLLVQAVGGLMSVTGPSSAEPVKAGVALVDVLTGLHAAIGVLAALRARETSGRGQLVEVNLFSTLLSSMVNQSVGYTAAGAIPGILGNRHPSIAPYQLFPASDRPVVVAVGNDRQFIQLCEALGIPEAAKDSRFATNSSRVAHIDELDRVITARTTEATADHWYRVLSARGIPCGPVNNIAEAFAMANDLGLNARVTVGPDEDSVNLAANPITLSETPVAYLRRPPRLGQHAEEVRAWLTSQPTPNSQTIAEPPNHPRDINHKQPMGAHS, from the coding sequence ATGACTGACGCCGATTCGCAGGATCCACCTGCGGGCGCACTGAAGGGAATCATCGTCGCCGATTTCAGCAGAGTGTTGGCTGCGCCCTATGCCACCATGCTGTTCGGGGACCTCGGGGCCGACGTGATCAAGATAGAGCGTCCCGGCTCCGGTGATGACACCCGTCAGTGGGGGCCACCGTTCACTGATCATCATGAGGCAACGTACTTCCTATCCGTGAACCGCAACAAACGATCGTTCACAGCCGACATGTCCGCCCAGGAAGATCACAATGATCTGCTGGAGCTGATTCGACGCGCTGACGTGCTGATCGAGAACTTTCGTCCCGGCACTATGGCGAGGCACGGGCTTTCCTACGAGAAGGTCGCCGAAATTAACCCAAGGCTTGTGTATTGCTCCATCACCGGGTTCGGCTCTGACGAAGCCGCCGCGGCCCTGCCGGGTTACGACTTGCTAGTGCAGGCCGTGGGTGGACTGATGAGCGTTACTGGTCCGAGCTCCGCTGAGCCAGTCAAGGCCGGCGTCGCCCTCGTCGATGTGCTGACAGGATTGCACGCTGCCATCGGAGTGCTGGCAGCCCTGCGGGCACGCGAAACTTCCGGCCGGGGCCAGCTCGTTGAGGTCAACCTGTTCAGCACCTTGCTGTCCAGCATGGTTAATCAGAGCGTCGGTTACACCGCCGCAGGCGCCATCCCCGGCATCCTGGGAAACCGGCACCCTTCAATCGCGCCCTACCAGTTGTTCCCGGCTTCGGACCGACCGGTCGTCGTTGCGGTCGGAAACGACCGGCAGTTCATTCAGTTGTGCGAGGCGCTCGGAATTCCCGAGGCAGCGAAGGATTCGCGCTTCGCGACCAACTCGTCCCGCGTCGCCCACATCGACGAACTAGATCGCGTCATCACGGCACGGACCACTGAGGCGACCGCCGACCATTGGTACCGGGTGTTGTCAGCCCGCGGGATTCCCTGCGGCCCGGTCAACAACATCGCTGAAGCGTTTGCGATGGCAAATGACCTTGGTCTGAACGCCCGCGTTACTGTGGGGCCCGACGAGGACAGCGTAAATCTGGCTGCCAACCCGATCACCCTGTCTGAGACCCCGGTCGCGTACCTTCGTCGGCCACCACGGCTCGGGCAACACGCCGAAGAGGTGCGCGCTTGGCTAACTAGCCAGCCGACCCCTAACAGCCAGACCATCGCAGAACCCCCGAATCACCCCCGCGACATCAACCACAAACAGCCTATGGGAGCACACTCGTGA
- a CDS encoding acyl-CoA dehydrogenase family protein codes for MTDLAADYLDIDSLLSEQEIDLRVQVRQFVDDRIRPNINAWYEEAVFPLELVKEMGSLGLLGMHLKGYGCGGRTAVEYGIAAMELEAGDSGIRTFVSVQGSLAMSAISKFGSKEQKEQWLPGMAAGELIGCFGLTEPTAGSDPANMLTRAEHVGSGWVLNGAKRWIGLASIADVAIIWANTDDGIRGFAVPTDTPGFSAIPISEKLSMRASIQCDITLEDVHLPETAVLPGVVGLRGPFSCLNEARYGIMWGAMGAARDSYQAALAYSQQRTQFGKPLASFQLTQQKLVDMVLEIQKGTLVALQTGRLKDAGRLRPEHISFGKLNNVRQAIEICRSARTMFGGNGITLEHSPLRHANNLESVRTYEGTDEIHTLIMGRAITGIPSFS; via the coding sequence GTGACCGATCTTGCCGCCGACTACCTCGACATAGACTCACTGCTAAGCGAGCAGGAGATTGATCTGCGCGTCCAGGTACGCCAATTCGTTGACGATCGTATTCGGCCTAACATCAACGCTTGGTACGAGGAAGCAGTCTTCCCCTTGGAACTGGTCAAGGAGATGGGAAGTCTCGGACTATTGGGCATGCACCTCAAAGGGTACGGCTGCGGTGGCCGCACCGCCGTCGAGTACGGTATTGCGGCCATGGAGCTGGAAGCCGGCGATTCCGGCATCCGCACTTTTGTTTCGGTGCAGGGATCACTCGCCATGAGCGCCATTTCCAAGTTCGGCTCAAAGGAGCAGAAGGAGCAGTGGTTGCCTGGCATGGCCGCGGGTGAGCTGATTGGCTGCTTCGGCCTAACCGAGCCAACCGCGGGCAGCGACCCCGCCAACATGCTCACCCGAGCGGAACATGTCGGTTCGGGTTGGGTGCTGAACGGAGCCAAACGGTGGATCGGACTCGCGTCTATTGCCGACGTTGCGATCATCTGGGCGAATACCGACGACGGCATCCGCGGCTTCGCGGTCCCAACCGACACTCCCGGCTTCTCTGCAATACCGATTTCCGAGAAGCTGTCCATGCGCGCATCAATCCAGTGCGACATCACGTTGGAGGACGTGCATCTGCCAGAGACCGCGGTGCTGCCCGGGGTGGTGGGCCTCCGTGGGCCGTTCTCGTGCCTCAACGAAGCGAGGTACGGCATCATGTGGGGCGCCATGGGCGCTGCCCGCGACTCCTACCAGGCGGCCTTGGCCTACTCGCAGCAGCGCACCCAGTTCGGTAAACCCCTCGCTTCTTTCCAGCTGACGCAACAGAAGCTCGTGGACATGGTCCTGGAGATCCAGAAGGGAACACTTGTGGCTCTTCAGACAGGGCGACTCAAGGACGCTGGTCGTCTGCGTCCCGAGCACATTTCCTTTGGAAAGCTCAACAACGTCCGCCAGGCGATCGAGATCTGCCGTTCCGCCCGCACCATGTTCGGCGGAAACGGGATCACCCTTGAACACTCACCCCTGCGGCACGCCAACAACCTCGAGAGCGTCCGCACCTACGAGGGCACCGACGAGATCCATACGTTGATCATGGGCCGCGCGATCACCGGCATCCCGAGCTTTTCGTAG